DNA from uncultured Fretibacterium sp.:
GTCTACAAACGATTTGGAATTGGAATGAGTAATTAAGGGGGTATTGCATGCCGTTGACGCTCGTCCCGACCCCGATCGGCAACCTGGAGGACATCACCCTGCGTGCGCTCCGGGTCCTGCGGAACGCCGACCTCATCGCCTGCGAGGACACCCGGACCTCGTCCGTACTGCTGCGGCGCTATCACATCGCGGCGCCGCTCGTCCCCTTTCATCTTCACAACGAGAAGGAATGCCTGCCGCGGCTGATGGAGGCCCTGCGTGCGGGGAGGAGCGTCGCGGTCGTCAGCGACGCCGGAACCCCGGGGGTCTCCGACCCCGGCTGGATTCTGCTCCGCTCCGCGCTCGACGAGGGAATCGAGGCGGACGTCCTGCCCGGTCCCTCGGCCCTGCTGCCGGCCCTGCTGCTCTCGGGGCTGACGCCGCACCCCTTCCTTTTCCTCGGCTTCCCCCCGGAGAAGCCGGGCGCCCGTGGGGAGCTCTTTCAATCCCTGCGCGGCGTCCCCTGGACGCTCTGTTTCTACATATCCCCGCACAAGGCGGAACGTCAGATCGCGGAGATGGCGAAGGCCTGGGGCGACCGCAGGGCTGCCCTCGTCCGGGAGATCAGCAAGGTCTATCAGGAGTCGATCCGATCCCCCCTTTCGGGCCTGCTCTCCCGGCTCGAACAGGGACTAAAGGGGGAGATGGTCCTGGTCGTAGAGGGGCACGTCCCGGGGGACGAGGGCGAGGATGCCTGGAAGGCCGAGGCGGACGCGCTGCACGCCGGGGGGGCCACGGTGCGCTCCGCCGTCGAGGCCATCGTGGCCCGTCATCCCGTGGCGAAGAACGCCGTGAAGGCGTACCTCTTGAGTTTGAGGAGCTTGAATTTGAAGGGCCTGAACGGGAACGGGGACGGGGGCGCATAGGGACCGTTCGGAAAAATTCTTTCCGCACGCGGGGGAGACGCCCGCGTCCTCATGCCCGATAATAAGGGTATGCTTCGCTTTCCGGGGCGAACGGTTCCGCCTTCCGGCGGAAAACGCCCGGAGGAAAATCCCCGTTCAGGACGTCTTCAGGAAGTTATAAGGAGGTCGGCGATGCTTCTCTACATTCATGGTTATCAGGGTTCCCCGGGGGACAAGTTCGATCGGGTCGTCAGGGTGTTCGGAGGTCTGTACGAGGACATCCGGGCCCCGCAGCTGAGCAATGTGAACGTCGCCTCCGACCTGGCGCAGCTCCGGGAGTCGCTGCAGGAGGGGGACGGGAGGGGCCGTCCCCATCTGTTCGTCGGGAACAGCCTGGGGGGCTTCTACGCCTGGCATCTCTGCCGTCAGAGGCCGGACGCCATGTGTCTCCTGATCAATCCCGCCCTTGCCCCGTTCATCCTGCTGAACCGGGAGGAGGGGGCCGCTCCGGACTTTCTGCGGGATCTCCTCCGCTGTTTCTCCGAGAGCTATCTGAACGGCCGTTTCCCACGGACGTGGGCGGCCTATTGCCTGGACGACGAGGTGATTGGACATGGAGAGACCACGGTCCCCATCCTGAGGCCCGTCGGGGGACGGAGGGAGACGGGGGCGGTCCTGATCCCCGTCGAGCGGGGCGGGCACGGCTTCTCGGACACGGAGGCCCTGGAGGCGGTATTCGGACGGGTCCGGCAGGAGATCGAGGATACCCTCGGTCCCGGGAAATCGGAATAAGGGAGGGCTTGCAGATGATCGGAGCTATCGTTGGAGATATCGTGGGGTCGGTCTACGAGTGGCACAACGTCAAGACGAAGGAGTTTCCGTTTTTCAGGCCGGATTGTTTCTTCACGGACGATACGGTCATGACCTGTGCCGTGTACCAGGCGATACGGAAGTTCAAGGACGGCTCCGTGGACGACCTCGACCGCGCCCTGACGGAGACGATGCAGCTTTTCGGTCGGCGCTATCCGGGCCGGAGGTATGGTGGATATTTCAAGAGGTGGATCTTCTCCGAGTCCCCGCGTCCCTACAACAGCTTCGGCAACGGGGCGGCCATGAGGGTATCCGCGGCCGGCTTCCTGGCGGAGAGCCTCGAGGAGGCCCGGGCGTTGGCCAGGTCCTCCGCCGGGGTGACGCACAATCATCCCGAGGGGATCAAGGGGGCGGTGGCGACGGCCGAGGGCATTTTTCTGGCGCGCGGCGGGGCCTCCCTTGCCGAGATCCGTTCCGCGCTCTCGGCCTATTACGACCTGGACTTCACGCTCGACGCCATCAGGCCCGATTACGCGTTCGACGTGACCTGCCAGGGGACCGTGCCTCAAGCCATCGTCGCCCTCCTGGAGTCCGAGGGGTTCGAGGACGCCGTCCGCAACGCCATCTCGATCGGCGGCGACAGCGACACCCTTGCCGCGATAACGGGCAGCCTGGCCGAGGGGTTTTATGGTGTGCCCGATCCCATTCGCCAGCATGCTCTGAGCATCCTGGACGACGGGCTCCGGTCGCTCGCGCTCACGTTTTCGGAGCCCTGGAGGCCCCGCCCCTGACGGCAGGGACGGGGTCATTTCAATTTTGAATCGTTTATGGTCGGTCAGCTTTCGGCATACAACAATACCCTCTCACGTATAACGTCCTTTTTCAGGTTAACGTGGGTCCGGAAAAAGAGGGCGTTTGGTGAATGGAAAATCGGCCGCGGGCTTTTGCATGGGCCGTTTCAGTGTTGAAAAAGCAGAGGGGAGCGGCCGCTCCCCTCTGCTCCTATGGTTGTTCTTGCCTTAAGGCCCTTCTTACAGTCGCATTCCTCCGGCAGCCTTAGCTGAACGTGCTCCAGGAAAAACTGTCCATGGCCTTCTCGTCGCACTCCTTCTGGTAGAGGATGCGGGGCATCCCCACCGTAACCAGGCCGGAGTGAGGATCGACGAAGTAATCCCGGGCGTCGGCCTCGGGATCCTCCCCGATGACCGTGCCGTCGGCGATGTAGTTGTGCGCGTCGATGATCGCACGCCGGATGCGGCAGTTTTGCCCGATGACCACGCCCTGGCCGATGATGCTCTCCTCGATGACGCTCCCCGGCTGGATGACGCAGTTGCGGGACAGTACGGAGCTGGAAACGGTCGCCCCCAGGATGCGGCTCCCCTCGGCGGCCAGCACTCGGTTGACCATGCAGTCGTGCCCGTTGGATGGGTAGGAGTAGGAGGGCGGATCGGCGAAGGAGACGGTGCGGATGGGCCAGAGGGGGTTATAGAGCGTCATCTCGGACTCTGGGCTCAGGAGCTCCATGTGGGCCTGCCAGTAGGCCTTGAGGGTCCCGACGTCGCGCCAGTAGGGCCTGTCCGTCCGCCACTGGTACATTCGTTCGGCCTCCACGGCCGAGTGGGGCAGGACGTTGGTGGAGAAGTCGTAGGCATAGACGCGTGCCTTCCGGGCGACGAGGTTGGGGATGATGTCCCGTCCGAAATCGTGGCTCGTCGGCTGCTGGGAGTCGTCGATGAGCGCCTCCTCCAGGACGCTGCGCTCGAAGATGTAGTTCCCCATCGAGACGTAGCTGAACCCCGGCTTGCCCGGGATCTCGGGCGGGACGGCCGGCTTCTCCAGGAACTCGACGATGCGCCCCGCCGCGTCGGTTTTGATGCAGCCGAACTGGCTGGCCTCGGAGACGGGGACGACGTTCGCCGCCAGGGTCACGTCGGCCTCCTGCTCTGCGTGCCACTGCAGCATCTGGTCCACGTCCATCTTGTAGATGTGGTCGGCCGCGAAGATGCAGACCCGGTCCGCCCTGAAGAGGGAGACGAGGTGCATGTTCTGGAAGACGGCATCGGCCGTGCCCTGGAACCAGTGCTCGCCACGCCACATCTGCGCCGGGACCAACGTGACGAAGAAATCCCGTCCGCGAAGGGCGCCGCCGAACTGCCAGCCCCGTTCGATGTGCTCGTTCAGGGACTGGCTCTTGAACTGGACCAGGACGTAGACGGCGAAGATGCCGCTGTTGATGAGGTTCGACAGGGCGAAGTCAATGATGCGGTACTTGGCGGCGAAATAGACGGCGGGCTTGGCCCGGTATCGCGTCAGCGGCATCAGCCGCTCCCCCTTCCCCCCTGCAAGAACGACCCCCAGCACTCTTCCGTACTTTCCTCCGTTCATTATCGACATCCCCTTTCGTAGGGAAACACTCCCTGCTGCCACGTGCTGCGTCATGAAAGTGCGCTGTGTCATGAAAACTATCGCGCGAAACGGCGCTCAAGCCTGCGGACCTCCGGCGGAAAGCCGGGGAAAAAGCCTGGAAAGAGAACCCGGCAAGAAACCCCGGCAAGAAAGGCCCGAGAGGGAAAAACGACGAGGCGGGCTAAAGCGTTTGGTAAAGGTCCTTGTAGAGCAGCGCGGAGCGGTCCCAGGAGAAATCTCCGGCCATCCCCCGCGCGCGGAGCGCATTCCAGTACCCGGCGTCGCCGAAACGCGCGACCGCCCTTCTCAGGGCCCAGAGCATGCCGGCGGCGTCGCAGGTCTGGAAGGTGAACCCGTTCCCGCCTCCGGGGGCGTCTGCATCCGTCACCGTGTCCCTCAGGCCCCCGACCTCGCGCACGAGGGGGACGGTCCCGTACCTCATGGCGATCATCTGGGACAGGCCGCAGGGCTCGAATACCGAGGGCATCAGAAAGATGTCGCCGCCCGCGTAGAGGAGGTGGGACAGCGGTTCGTCGTAGCCCCGGAAGAAGTGTAACGTGTCCGGAAAGCGCTCGCCCGCCTGGCTGAGGGCGTTCTCGATCCAGCCGTGCCCGCTGCCCAGGAAGATGAACTTTGCGCCGAGCCCGGGGAGCGAGTCGAGTGCGGAGAGGATGAGGGAGAATCCTTTCTGCTCCACGAGCCGGGACACGCAGACCACCAGGGGCTCTTTGGAACGGGGGTCGAACCCCGCCTTCCGCAGCAGCTCCTCACGAGCCCGCACCTTGCCCCGGAGGTTCTTAGCCGAGAACCGCTCCGGGATGTGAGGGTCCGTCTCCGGGTTCCAATAGCGGGTGTCGATGCCGTTGAGGATCCCGGACAGCTTGCGGCGCTGCTTGTAGATGACGCCGGACAGCTCGCGCGTGGACTCGTAGGTCTGTATCTCCTGGGCGTAGCGCGGTGAGACCGTCGTCACGGCGTCGGCGGCGACGATGGCCCCCTTCAGGAGGTTGACCTGGCCGTAGAACTCCATGGCCTCCATATTGAAGCTCCAGGGCTCGAGCCCGGAGGCCTCCATGAAGGGCTCCCGCTCGAGGATCCCCTGGTAGGCGACGTTGTGGAGCGTGACGACGCATTTACCCCCGACGGTCCGGTAATAACGGTGCCAGGCCAGGGCACAGGGGAGGAAGGCGCTGGTCCAGTCGTGACAGTGGTAGAGGTCGGGGGTCCACTTGAGTACCCTAAAGAGCTCCAGGGCCTGCATGCAGAATACGGCGAAGGGGGAGGCGGTGCGGAAGTCGAGGCGCCATGGATACATATCCCCCCCGTAGTCCTCCGCCCTCAAAAAGTAGACGGGCACGTCCGCCACCTCGGTCTTGACGACCTCCGCGTCCCGGACCCGCCAGTCGTAGGCGGCGCAGACCCGTTCCGGGAGCACGGTCATCTTCAGGCCGGAGGCCGAGACCTTGTCCAAGACCCCCGGCCAGGCGGGGGTTACGACGCGGACGTCGACGCCGACGCGACGCAGCGCCTGAGGGAGGGAGCCGGCAACATCGCCCAGGCCGCCCACCTTGGAGAAGGGCGCGTACTCCGTCGTGACGAAAAGGACCCTGGTCCTGCCGCCGTTCCCGCCCATGGCCTCACATCCCTCTAAAATCGATGGAGTAGGCCTTGGAGGCGTACTCGCGGACCACCCGATGCGTGTTGAAGAAGCTGGCGTTCAGGGCTATCGTGTGGCGCATCATGTCCAGCCATTTGTCGTGATTCTCGTAGTAGGTGGGGATGATCTTCTTCTCGAGCTTCTCGTAGAGGTCGATGGCGTCGAGCGACTCGTCGTAGTGGTCGGAGAGGTCCCCCCCGTTCGGCTCGGGGCCGATGGACCAGCCCGTCACGTCCTCGATCCAGCCCTCGATCCACCACCCGTCGAGCACGGAGAAATTCATGATCCCGTTCAGGGCGCATTTCATGCCGCTGGTTCCGCTGGCCTCGCGAGGGCGCATCGGGGTGTTGAGCCACAGGTCGACGCCCTGGGTTATCAGGGAAGCTATCTCCATATTGTAGTTGTCGATGAAGACAATGGGGATGGACTCCTCCAAATCCCGTGCCGCCTTGCGGATCTTCTGGAGCAGTGCCTTGCCGCCGTTGTCGCTGGGATGGGACTTCCCCGCGAAGATGAACTGCACCTTGCGGTTCCCCGCCACCTCCAGAAACCGCTTGAGGTCGGAGAAGAGCAGATCGGCCCTCTTGTAGGTCGCGGCGCGCCTCGCGAACCCCAGGGTGAGCACCTCGGGGTCCAGCTGCCTTCCGGTCGTCTCCAGGATACGGGCAAACAGACGCAGCTTGGAGGCCTGATGCGCGGACCAGAGGTCCTGCTTGGGGATGGTCAGGGCCTGGACCAGACGACCGGGATCCTCCTCCCATCCGGGGATGTGTTGGTTGTAGAGCTTCCTCATCCCGGAGCTCACCCAAGTGGTGGGGTGGACGCCGTTCGTGACCCAATCCACCGTCTCCATCCGGAACATGGCGTTGCTCACCTCGGCGTGCTTCTTGGCGACGCCGTTCACGTAGCGGCTGTACTTCAGACCCAGCTCCGTCATGGAGACCCCGGGGACGTCGGGCATCATGCGCTTGATCGTGCTCAGGGCATCCGTGGGGAAGGCCCTTTCGATCAATCCGAACTCGAAGTAATCGTGCCCCGCCGGGACGGGCGTGTGGGTCGTGAACACAACCTGTTCGCGGATCTTGTCGGGGTCGTAGTAGCCCTGCTCACGCATGAGCTCGAGGGTCAGGAATCCGGCGTGTCCCTCGTTGAGGTGGAAGGTCTCGATGTTCATGTAGCCCAGGTCGCGCAGCATCCGCAGCCCCCCGACCCCCAGGATGAACTCCTGGCAGAGGCGGTAGTTGTTGTCCCCGCCGTAGAGGTACCAGCAGAGCTTGCGGTCGTCGGGATGGTTGGGCTCGAAGTCCGTGTCCAGGAAGTAGACGGGCAGGGGGTATCCGGTGGACCCGATGATCTCGTAGACCCAGACTCCCACCTGGATCTCCCGTCCCTGGAGGGTGAGCAGGATGCGGTTGGGCAGGAGCGTCAGCTCGTGGGAGGGGTTCCACTGGACCGGCTTCTCCTTCTGCCAGTCGTCGGCGTTGAACTCCTGGACGAAGTAGCCCTTGCGGTAGAGCAGGGTAACCCCCGCCATGGGCACGCCAAGGTCGGCGGCGCTCTTCAGGATGTCGCCGGCCAGGACCCCCAGTCCTCCCGAGTAGGTGGGGATGGACTCCTTGAGCCCGACCTCCATGGAGAAATAGGCCAGCGGCCTGAAGGCCGGGTCGTTCTCCATGAGGCTCCTGAGGGAATAGCCGAGATCGCTGCGATGCAGTCGCTGTATCATCATGATAGTAGGTGACGCTCCTTTCCGGTTGCGGCCCGTCGAGCCTAATCGAATTATCTCACAGATTTGCCCTTTGGGGGGCGAGAGGGGCTCGATTCGGAGGCCCGATCGCGTCAAGCCCTGCCGTAGAGCTCCGTGAGCTCCCGCAGGCGTGAGGCCAGCCGCCCGTCGGCCTGGCCGGGCATCATGCGCCACGCCCAGTTCCCACTGGGCGTGGAGGGGACGTTGGTCCGGTAGGAGGACCCCAGTTCCAGATGATCCTGCATCGGCACGATGGCGGTCTCCGCGACGGAGCTCATGGCCATGCGCACCATCTCCCCCACCACGGTGCGGCGGTTCACCTCGTGCCCGAGGTAACGGGAGAGGTTGGTGATCTCCTCGGAGGAGGCGTCCTCCTCGAACCAGCCCAACGACGTGTTGTTGTCGTGGGTCCCCGTGTAGATGACGTTGACCGGCGTGTGGTTGTGCGGGGCGTAGGGGTTGCGGGCGGGGTCGCCGAAGGCGAAGTGAAGCACCAGCATCCCCGGCAGGCCCAGGCTGCGGCGCAGGGCCTCGATCTCGGGGGTCAGGATGCCCAGGTTCTCCGCCCAGAAGGGCAGGGTCGGGAAGTTCCGGCAAAGGGACTCGAAGAACCGCTCGTGGGGAACGCTTCGCCAGTGGCCGGCCTCGGCGGTCCTCGCGTCGGCGGGCAGCGACCAGTAGCCGACGAGCCCCCGGAAGTGGTCGATGCGGACGCGGTCGAAAAAGGTCAAAAGATGCCGAAGGCGCTCCATCCACCAGCGGAAGTCCTCCGCCAGCATGGCGTCCCAGTTGTAGAGGGGGTTCCCCCAGAGCTGCCCCGTCGCGCTGAAGTAGTCCGGCGGCACCCCCGCCACGGATACGGGGTCCAGCGCCTCGTCCAGCTCGAACAGATGAGGGTGCAGCCAGACGTCGGCGCAGTCCCGTGTGACGTAGACGGGGACGTCCCCGACCAGGCAGATTCCCATGTTCGAGAGACGGGAGCGGAGCGCGCCCATCTGGGAGGAGAAGAGGAACTGGACGAAACGGTGAAACTCGATCTCGTCCGCCATCTCCAGCCAAGTGCGGTGGAGCGCCTCGTGACGACGGAACTTCAGGCCCTCGGGCCATTCGTACCAAGGCTGGCCGCCGCGGCATCCCTTGATGGCAACGAAAAAACTGTAGCCCTCCAGCCAATGGCGGTTGTCGGCGAAGAAGCGCTCGTACTCCGAACGGGCCCCCGCGCGTTTGAAGTTTGACCACGCCCGGCGCAGCAGGGCGTCCTTGAAGGCGCGCACGCGGTTGTAGTCCACCCGGGCGTCGTCGAAGGCGGGGACGTCGGTCAGGTCCGCCTCGTCGATCAGCCCCGAATCGGCCAGCATCTCGGGGCTGATCAGCAGGGGGTTGCCCGCGAACGCGGACGTGGGACTGTAGGGGGAGTTGCCGCAGCCTCCGTCGATGGCGGTCAGGGGCAGGACCTGCCAGACCGTCTGGGCCGCGTCCACCAGAAAATCGGCGAACCTCAGGGCCTCCGGGCCCATGTCCCCAATGCCGTAGCGTGAGGGAAGGGCGAAGAGGGGGAGCAGAATGCCGCTCCTTCGAGGGCGACTCATGCGAGCTCCGACACGGCGTGGGTGACGCGGCCCCCACACAGGGTCATGGCGATGCCGATGTCGGCCAGCTCCCGTGCAGGAACCAGGAAGGGATCCCGTTCCAGGACGACGAGGTCCGCATCGCACCCCGGGGCTATCTCGCCGCGACGCCTCTCGTTATGCCCGTTCCAGGCGCCGTTCCAGGTGTAGGTCCCGATGGCCTCGGCCACGGAGAGGCGTTCCTCCGGGACCCATCCGTCCTCCGAAAACCGTCCATCCTCCGAAACCCCGTCCGGGGCGGTCCGGGTCACGGCTGCATGGATTCCCAACATCGGGCGCAGGCTTTCGATGGGGGCGTCGGACCCGGAGGAGAGCACGATTCCCCTGCGCATCATGGAGCGCCAGCGATACCCCGCCTCGGCGCGCGCCTTCCCCAGCCGTTCCAGGGCCATGGTCCTGTCGGATGGGACGAAGCAGGGCTGGATGGCCGCGCCCAATCGGAGGTTCCTCATCCGATCGAGCTGCGCGTCGTCCGCCGTCTGGGCGTGGACGATCAGGTGTCGCGAGGCCATGGGGCGCTGCTTCATGGCGCGCTCGAAGGCGTTCAGACACATGTCGAGCGCACCGTCTCCGATGGCGTGTACCGCGACCTGCATCCCGGAGAGGTGCGCGGTGAGGATCAGATTGTCCAGCTCGCCCTGCTCGAAAAGCGCCGTACCCCGCTCGCCGGGGGCGTCGGCGTAATCCTCCCTCAGAAACGCGGTCCGGCCCCCGAGGGAGCCGTCGCTGAGGAGCTTCAGCGGGCCAACCTGGCACAGCGGGATCCCGTCGCCGCTCCTCCACCCCTCGGACAGAAAATCCTGGAGCAAATCCTTGTTTGACAGAAGAAGCTGGCGGCGGAGACGGAAGGGAAGGTCCCCGCTCCGGGCGGCGTCCAGGAAGAATTCCTGCGACCTTCGGAAGTCGAACCCGAACATCGAGAGGTCGTCGGAGTGGATCTCCGTCAGGCCGTAGCCCGCGGCCTGGGGGCCGTACTTCCGAAGTAGGCGCGTCAGGTCCGCGTCCTCCAGGCCGGGGATGCATCGGGTTATCAGGTCCAAGGCGTTTTCCTTGAGGATCCCGTTCGGCTCCCCGTCCTCGCCGAGCTCGATCACGCCGGCCTCAACGCGGGTGTTCCCGGTGATGCCCGCGGCCTTCAGCGCGGCCGTGTTCACGACGGCGACGTGCCCGCAGACGCGCCTCAGATAGACGGGAATGTCGGGGACAACGGCGTCGAGGTCGTGCCGGGTGGGCATGACGTTGTTCATCAGGACGTGATTCCAGCCGTGCCCCTGATACCATCCGCCAAGGGGGGCGGGATGCTCGGCCGCGTAGGCTTCAAGGGTTCTGCGAAGATCGTCCGTGGAGCGACAGGCCCCCAGACGGACTGCCTCCTGAGACTGCGCCCAGGCCAGAAAGTGAGCGTGAGAATCGCTGAATCCGGGGAAGACGGAACGCCCACCGAGGTCGATCAGCCTCGTGTCGCAGTGGAGCCCGATGGTCGCCGTCGTCCCGACGGCCGCGATGCGCCCCGCCTCGATCAGGAGCGCCTCCGCCATCCCCATGGGGGTATGGATGCGTCCGTTGACCAGCGCCGTTTGTTCCGTATGGGGCATCAGAACCTTGCCTCCTTGTTTTTTCGTTGTTTCCCCGTTCCCGGCCGGGGAGCCGTCGTGAACGCCGGGGGAATCGCTTCATTATAACGTAAAGAATAGCGTAAAGGGATGGCCAGGGGGGAATAGCGGAGCCGGGAGGGGATAGGTCCAGGGCGTGTCGGTGACCCGACACGCCCTGGATGCCGACTGTATTTTAGATGGTCGGATTTCGGTTATTCGGGTTATTCGGACTGATAGACCACCACGGCATCGGGATACTTGATGCGGGGGAGCGCCGTCTCCAGGATGCGGAGGTGATGGTTCAGCTCCACCTGTTCGGTGTAGGCCGTCCGGATGTCCTGTCCGACCAGCAGGTCCATGTACTGCGGCTGGGCGCAGAGCAGCAGGGCGGTTCCGGGCTGGAGCACCGTGGCCTGGAAGATGCGTCCCTCCAGAAGTTGGCGGATGCGTTCGATCTCCATGAGCCCCGTGCCCTGCTGGATGCGGTGGAGCTGGATGAACAGGTCCGGGCTGACGACCAGAGTGTGGCGGCTCATACGCCCCCTCTGCTGCAGGGCCGAGACCCCGGCGACGATGTCGATGAAGGCCCCCTCGCCCGTCCCCCAGTCGCCGCGCTTGAGCTTGCTGACGCCGGGGACGGTAAGCAAGCCGTCCACGCCCAGGGGCTTGACCCCATAAAAGACCATCTGGTCCTCGCGGCGGCAGAGGGCCTGCGCCGCTATACGCACGGGGGAGAGGTCGGCCGGCTGTCCCTCCCGCTCGGCCGCCTCGAGGTCGCGCCACAGAAGCCAGAGGTCCTCGGAGAGCTGAGGTACCTCGACGAAAGAACGCCTCGGCGAAAAGGTGAAGCCGTTCTCGCTCCTCTCCTCGCGGACCGGGCTGTCGGTCGGCGCCACCTGCACTCCGGGCCCCAGGGGGCCGTACAGCGGCAGGAACCTCCGCGCTGTGAGGGTCTCCTTTGCCGTCTCGACGACGGCCTCGTCCAGCCGCTTCCAGAACTCTTCGGAAAAGGGAGAGGCGGCTCTCCCGAGATAATCTTCCATAACCTTTATGCCTCCTTCTCTTTCGGATCGGCCGCTACTTCTCGATGAGGCTGCCGACGGTCGATCCAGGAGCGGCATCCTGCTTGGAGGGTGCGATGCCGAGTTCCTCCATGACCTCGAGGACCTCCCCCTCCCCCTCGGCGAGGAAGTCCGACCAGTTGGGCTCCAGGTAGCGCAGCAGGGTCATCAGCTCGCCGACATGGGCCTTTTCCTCGTCCCGGATGTCCATCAGGACCTTGCGCACCAGAGGATCGTCGGTCGCCTGGGCGTGGGCGTCGTAGAGAAACATGGCCTCGAGCTCCCCGGCGATGTCGACGCGCAGGGCCTGGACCAGCTCCTCCTTGTTGACCTTTCGGTCGACGTTGCCTGGAAACGGGTTGGGAAAATCGGGCATGGCAAATCGCTCCTTCCTGTTCCATCTGTATTTTATTGGATTGCTGGATTGAGCGTTTCGGAATTCAGTCGTTCAATCGGACAACCCCACTCGTAGCAGAGCATAGTCGCCGATAGAGAATTTTGAATGGGTGGAAATACAGAACGTGCGGGCATAATAAGATAGATGGCTTTTGCAAAGTGAACCGAAACAATGATAAAATAATAAAATGACTTTTATGAATCCGCGTGCGGCAGGTCCGCCGTGCCGCGGAATTTTTATGAAGGAGGCGGCGGGATGATCAATATCATCTGGTTCGGTTTGTTGTTCATCGGCATTGTGGTGGGGATCGCGACCGGCAACGTCAAGGCCATTACGGACGCGGCGATCGACAGCGCCAACACGGGAGTGGAGCTCTCCATCGGCCTGATCGGGGTGATGACCCTATGGCTGGGCATGATGAAGATAGCGGAGGCCGCCGGCCTGGTGCGAAAGCTGGCCTTCATGCTCAAGCCCCTGATGGTGCGCCTGTTTCCGGACGTCCCCCCCGACCATCCGGCCATGGGCTCCATCCTGATGAACCTGGCGGCCAACGTCTTTGGCCTGGGGAATGCGGCGACGCCCTTCGGCATTCGGGCGATGCAGGATCTTCAGGAGCTCAACACCACCGAGGACACCGCGACGGACTCCATGTGCACGTTCCTGGCGATCAACACCTCCTCGGTAACGCTGATCCCCGCGACGACGGTCGCCTATCGGGTGGCGGCCGGGTCCTCCGATGCCGTTGGCATCATCGGCCCCACGATCGTAGCCACCCTCGTCTCCA
Protein-coding regions in this window:
- a CDS encoding nucleoside recognition domain-containing protein produces the protein MINIIWFGLLFIGIVVGIATGNVKAITDAAIDSANTGVELSIGLIGVMTLWLGMMKIAEAAGLVRKLAFMLKPLMVRLFPDVPPDHPAMGSILMNLAANVFGLGNAATPFGIRAMQDLQELNTTEDTATDSMCTFLAINTSSVTLIPATTVAYRVAAGSSDAVGIIGPTIVATLVSTVVAVIAARTMSRMRRFRASKPDKIFDEAFSNSTAGAE
- a CDS encoding family 1 encapsulin nanocompartment shell protein, which gives rise to MEDYLGRAASPFSEEFWKRLDEAVVETAKETLTARRFLPLYGPLGPGVQVAPTDSPVREERSENGFTFSPRRSFVEVPQLSEDLWLLWRDLEAAEREGQPADLSPVRIAAQALCRREDQMVFYGVKPLGVDGLLTVPGVSKLKRGDWGTGEGAFIDIVAGVSALQQRGRMSRHTLVVSPDLFIQLHRIQQGTGLMEIERIRQLLEGRIFQATVLQPGTALLLCAQPQYMDLLVGQDIRTAYTEQVELNHHLRILETALPRIKYPDAVVVYQSE
- a CDS encoding amidohydrolase, with translation MPHTEQTALVNGRIHTPMGMAEALLIEAGRIAAVGTTATIGLHCDTRLIDLGGRSVFPGFSDSHAHFLAWAQSQEAVRLGACRSTDDLRRTLEAYAAEHPAPLGGWYQGHGWNHVLMNNVMPTRHDLDAVVPDIPVYLRRVCGHVAVVNTAALKAAGITGNTRVEAGVIELGEDGEPNGILKENALDLITRCIPGLEDADLTRLLRKYGPQAAGYGLTEIHSDDLSMFGFDFRRSQEFFLDAARSGDLPFRLRRQLLLSNKDLLQDFLSEGWRSGDGIPLCQVGPLKLLSDGSLGGRTAFLREDYADAPGERGTALFEQGELDNLILTAHLSGMQVAVHAIGDGALDMCLNAFERAMKQRPMASRHLIVHAQTADDAQLDRMRNLRLGAAIQPCFVPSDRTMALERLGKARAEAGYRWRSMMRRGIVLSSGSDAPIESLRPMLGIHAAVTRTAPDGVSEDGRFSEDGWVPEERLSVAEAIGTYTWNGAWNGHNERRRGEIAPGCDADLVVLERDPFLVPARELADIGIAMTLCGGRVTHAVSELA
- a CDS encoding demethoxyubiquinone hydroxylase family protein — encoded protein: MPDFPNPFPGNVDRKVNKEELVQALRVDIAGELEAMFLYDAHAQATDDPLVRKVLMDIRDEEKAHVGELMTLLRYLEPNWSDFLAEGEGEVLEVMEELGIAPSKQDAAPGSTVGSLIEK
- the malQ gene encoding 4-alpha-glucanotransferase; the encoded protein is MSRPRRSGILLPLFALPSRYGIGDMGPEALRFADFLVDAAQTVWQVLPLTAIDGGCGNSPYSPTSAFAGNPLLISPEMLADSGLIDEADLTDVPAFDDARVDYNRVRAFKDALLRRAWSNFKRAGARSEYERFFADNRHWLEGYSFFVAIKGCRGGQPWYEWPEGLKFRRHEALHRTWLEMADEIEFHRFVQFLFSSQMGALRSRLSNMGICLVGDVPVYVTRDCADVWLHPHLFELDEALDPVSVAGVPPDYFSATGQLWGNPLYNWDAMLAEDFRWWMERLRHLLTFFDRVRIDHFRGLVGYWSLPADARTAEAGHWRSVPHERFFESLCRNFPTLPFWAENLGILTPEIEALRRSLGLPGMLVLHFAFGDPARNPYAPHNHTPVNVIYTGTHDNNTSLGWFEEDASSEEITNLSRYLGHEVNRRTVVGEMVRMAMSSVAETAIVPMQDHLELGSSYRTNVPSTPSGNWAWRMMPGQADGRLASRLRELTELYGRA